The genomic DNA GTGGAGAAACTGGGACTACTTGCGGTGTCGGATATGACGAAGATGCGGGAGAAAGAGGGAGCTTTACTCGCACGGGATATCCTGGCTCGACTTGATCAAGTGCGTGAGTGCAGCAGTGCAGTATCGTCCCGTGCTCCTCACATTGCGCAGGAGACTTTCGACCGTATGAGGCAGCGCGTGGAGAAATTGTTGGCGGACTCTATCCCGGACCTCCCTCGGCTCAATCAAGAGCTGGCGCTGTATGCCGATCGGTGCGACATTACGGAAGAATTGGTCAGGCTAGACACGCATATGATACAGTTTGAGCGTACGCTTCAAGGCAACGAACCGGTCGGGAAGACGTTGGACTTTCTTCTGCAGGAGATGGGACGGGAAGTCAATACCATTGGATCAAAAGCCAACGATGCGGAAGTCAGGGCCGAGGTGGTGCGCATGAAAGCGGAGCTTGAGCGTATGCGGGAACAGATACAGAATGTCGAATGAGCACTGCGATTACCACAAGTAACCATCCCCCGGGTGTTCTGGAGAATCGGCAAGCTCCTGAACGTCGGGGAATTCTGTACATTATTTCAGCGCCCTCAGGAGCGGGAAAGACGACCCTGTGTAAACAGATCGTGGCATCGGTCTCCGGGCTGTGGCATTCAGTGTCGTTTACGACAAGAAAACCGCGTCCGGGAGAAGAACACGGACGTGAGTACTTCTTTATTGAAGAGAAACTATTTCACGATATGGTTGCGAGACATGAATTCTTGGAATACGCACACGTGTATTCCAACTGGTACGGAACACCCCGGAAGCCGTTAATGGAGAAGATGGAGCAGGGCATCGATGTCTTGCTGGAAATCGATGTCCAGGGTGCGCTTCAGATTAAAAAGAAGGTCGGCGATGCCGTCTATATCTTCATCCTCCCTCCATCGATGGATACTCTGCGTGCTCGACTCCAAGGTCGGGGATCGGACTCTCAGGAGGAGATTGTTCGCCGACTACAAAAGGTGAAAGAAGAAGTGTGGTGTTTCAGGGAATATTATTACATCGTTCGCAACGATGATCTGACCCAATCCCTTCGTGAGTTGCAAAGCATATTTGTTGCGGAACGTCTGAAGACGAAACGGATGGACATGAACTGGCTTGAACAAAGCTTTATCCTTGAGAAAGATGCAAAAATCGCGGAAAGAGAACCATCATCCATTTTATAACAAGGGAGTAGGATTTATTATGATCGATATGTTGGGGTTGTTGCCGCAATACACGTCAAATGAATTTGATTCCCGTCATAGATTGGTGATCGTCGCCTCGCAGCGGGCGAAGCACTTGACTCAAGGTGCTAAACCAGCGGGGTCCTCTCGCTTCACAAAAGAAACAACCATCGCACTTGACGAGGTGTTGAGAGGGCATACCAAGTATTTGACCGGAAAAGAGGCCCGGGATGCGATGAAGGAAGCCAAACGAGGGAAAGAGGGGGAAACCGAACGTTTAGCCATGATGACTGGGGAGGACGCCCGCGAAATCAAGAAGGAGCTCAGTGTGTACGTCGATGATACGGTGCAACCGGCGGCTCCGGCTGAGGAGTAAGGATTGGTCGGAGCACAGTCGCCGATAAATCTACGGGGCAAGCGTCTTGCCCTTGGAGTGACCGGCAGCATTGCTGCGTATAAAGCGGTCGGCTTGCTTCGATCTCTTGCGCGTGAAGGGGCCGCCGTGTCAGTGGTCATGACTCAGGCTGCCACGAAATTTGTGACTCCCCTTACGTTTGAAGTCCTCTCGGGAAGACGGGTCGCGACGGATCTCTTTGAATCTCACGAAGAGATGACCCATCTTGCCGTCCCAGGACAAGCCCACGCAATTATTGTGGCGCCGGCTACGGCAAATTTTCTGGCAAAAGCGGCGCTTGGTCTGGCGGATGATCTGTTGAGTACGATGCTGTTGAATGCGCGATGTCCTGTGATAGTTGCTCCTGCCATGGATGGAGACATGTGGACACATCCTACGGTCATTCAACATGTCCAGGCGCTCCGATCTCGTGGCGTCGTTGTGCTGGATCCCGAAATCGGTTCGCTGGCATCAGGACAAGTCGCACAAGGAAGGCTTACGGCAGAGTCGAGAATCTTGGATGCCCTCCATGCGGTGCTGATTCCTCAGCTGGATTGGCAAGGACAACGGGTATTGGTATCCGCCGGGCCGACCCAAGAACCTATTGACCCGGTCCGGTTTATTTCCAACCGTTCCTCCGGGAAGATGGGGTATGCCATTGCAGAAGCCGCACGGGATCGGGGAGCGGAAGTTATCTTGGTTTCAGGACCTTCCTCTCTGACGCCTCCTCCGGGGGTCACTACTGTTTCAGTCAGTACGGCGAGCGAAATGAGCGATGCATTGAATCGGCATTTCCCGTCCTCTACGGTTCTGATCATGGCGGCAGCCGTCGCAGACTTTCGCCCCAAAATGCCGATCGGGCAGAAGCTCAAAAAACAGGGCAAATCTGAGCTCGTCCTCGAGCTTGAAGCCACTCCGGACATCCTCGCGATGCTGTCCGCGCGCCGAACATCGCAAATTGTGGTTGGTTTCGCGGCGGAAACCGAACAAGTACTGTCTCATGCGAAAGACAAGTTGAGAGGGAAAGGTCTGGATCTCATCGTTGCCAACGATGTCGCGCAAACGGGAGGTGGGTTTGGCAGCGATGACAATGCAGTCGTCATCCTCTCGGCTACGGGTGAACAGAAAGCGTTGAGGCTGATGCCCAAGCGCCGTCTGGCCGATGAAATTCTGAATGCCGTGCGCGAACTGTGTTTCATCTCGTCTCGGCGTGAGTCCTCGGTGGAGTGACCCAAGCTTATGGCGCCCAGTTCGAAAAAAATCGGTAATGCTGCAGAAATTGATCGGCTGGCCTTAGCATTTGTTAAAGAGCCGGGGTCCAAGGTATTTATCCCTCTGGCAGAAGAATACGGCAAAGCCGGTATGTGGGAAGAGGCCGTTGCAGTTCTTGAAGATGGGTTGAAGACCAATCCAGGGTTCATCACGGCCATGGTAGCGTTAGGTCGTGCCTATGAGCAGCTGAGCCAAGCGGTCAAGGCTAAAGCCATTCTTGAAGAAGCCATCAAATTGAGCCCCGATAATCTTCGTGCGCATCGAACATTAGCGAAGCTCTACGCGGCTCAAGGAGCCAAAGAGGCAGCCATCCGGTCGTGCAATGTTATTTTATCCGTCAACCCACACGACCAAGAAGCCTTGTCACTTCGTGCCGGGCTCGACATGCCGACGACTCATGGAACGGCACAATTGCAAGGACAATTGCATGAGGAACCAGTGAAAACTGCAAGCCTTGACTCCGACCCTCTTCGCGGCGAGGGCATGACATTCGCCATAAGCGGTGCGGCATTGGCAACGAAAGATGACGTTAACGGGCTGTCTAGTAACGTACCCCATTCAGAAGAAAGACTTGTTGCTACAGTCAGTTGCACGGCTCAAACCTCACAGAAAACTAGGAGCGCGGTGATCGCACAGCTTGAGCAGTGGCTTACCTCGGTCCAGTTGCGTCGACAAAATCCCCTTCGCCCCCACTCATGAACTTCCTCATGACTTCAACGGTTTGACCACTCTGAGAGTGGACTGCTAGAATGCCGCCTTTGGTGTGGAGGTGTGAGGCAGGTATACAACGGAGGTATCGCACGCGATATGCTGCGCATCCTAGTCCTTCACGGTCCCAATCTGAACCTGTTGGGTCAGCGGGAGGAATCCGTTTATGGGACGGCGACCCTTGATACGATCGATGCGTCGCTGATAAAGCTAGGTGGTGAACTTGGAGCTGAACTTGTTATTCGTCAGTCGAATCTTGAGGGGGAATTGGTGAACTGGATTCAAGAAGCGCGACGAGACTATCACGGCATTATCATCAATCCAGCGGCCTATACTCACACCAGCATCGCGATACGCGATGCGCTGGCCGCCGTTGATTTGCCTACCGTCGAGGTCCACCTGTCAAACATCTATCGGCGTGAAGAATTCAGGCGACATTCATATGTGTCGGGGATTGCGTTGGCACAGATTGCCGGGTTTGGTGCAACCGGGTATCTGTTGGCCTTGCGAGGACTGTGCGAGTACATATCCGCCAGCGGATCGAAACGTTCTTCTAGTGGAGTACCTCGATAAGCGGAGCGAAGACAGGCGAGCATTGAGGGTATCATCAGGCCGGTTGGTTCCTTAAAAATAAAAGGGAGTTGCAAGTGATTTCCACGGTGGATTTTCGTAGCGGGGTACGCTTGATGGTCGAAGGCGAGCCTTTTTATATCGTCGAGTTTCAGCACGTCAAGCCTGGCAAAGGCGGTGCCTTCGTACGGACGAAGTTGAAAAGCTATCTCTCTGGAAATGTGTTGGACCGAACCTTTCGCTCAGGAGAACGGTTTGAAGAGCCGGATTTGGAAGAGCGCGACATGCAGTTTCTCTACGCATCCGGAAACTCCTATACACTGATGGACACTGAGACGTATGAGCAATTGACGTTTGAGAGGAGTCAGTTGGGAGAGAACGCCGATCTGTTGAAAGAAAATATGGTCGCCAAAATCCTCATCTATGAGCATCGCCCGATTGCCGTCGAGTTGCCGAACTTCATCGAGCTCAAGGTCGTCGATGCGGAGCCCGGTGTGCGGGGAGACACTGCGTCAGGAGGAACCAAACCGGCGGTCGTGGAAACGGGAGCGACGATCAAAGTTCCGCTCTATTTGGAGGTCGGCACCGTCATTCGAATCGATACCCGCACGAGGTCCTATGTGGAGCGTGTTCGGTGAGCCGCCGTCGGTCTGTTCATTCTAAGACCAAGACTCATCGGATTGTGTTGCCTCAGCCTGTGAATGAGGCAAGCCATGAGGTCTCGCTCACAGGGGGGTCCACCAAGCAAATCCAAGAACTTATCGATCTGCTTCGGCGTAATAATTTGACCGAGCTGGAGTTTGAACGACAAGGTATCCGCATCCGTGTCCGTCACGAGCTCGTTGTCAGACCGCTCACGACTTCAGCGCAGGAGTTCGTTTCAACCTCCCCTCAACAACCCCTGCATTCCGCTTCAGCCACGACATCGGTATCGGACGCGAGCACGGGTTTTGTGACCGTCACGTCCCCCATCGTCGGCACGTT from Nitrospira sp. includes the following:
- a CDS encoding UPF0701 protein YicC, with translation MIKSMTGFGRRQESWSEGTVSVEVRSVNHRFLEASIRMPKSMSGLEERFKKAIQQQCGRGRVDLTVSLQGGRGSDRAVQLDVELAKQYHHALRTLQRTLKLKGSIDIGLMAGFRDIIALSEQPADDPTLTKVVEKLGLLAVSDMTKMREKEGALLARDILARLDQVRECSSAVSSRAPHIAQETFDRMRQRVEKLLADSIPDLPRLNQELALYADRCDITEELVRLDTHMIQFERTLQGNEPVGKTLDFLLQEMGREVNTIGSKANDAEVRAEVVRMKAELERMREQIQNVE
- a CDS encoding Guanylate kinase is translated as MSTAITTSNHPPGVLENRQAPERRGILYIISAPSGAGKTTLCKQIVASVSGLWHSVSFTTRKPRPGEEHGREYFFIEEKLFHDMVARHEFLEYAHVYSNWYGTPRKPLMEKMEQGIDVLLEIDVQGALQIKKKVGDAVYIFILPPSMDTLRARLQGRGSDSQEEIVRRLQKVKEEVWCFREYYYIVRNDDLTQSLRELQSIFVAERLKTKRMDMNWLEQSFILEKDAKIAEREPSSIL
- a CDS encoding DNA-directed RNA polymerase omega subunit encodes the protein MIDMLGLLPQYTSNEFDSRHRLVIVASQRAKHLTQGAKPAGSSRFTKETTIALDEVLRGHTKYLTGKEARDAMKEAKRGKEGETERLAMMTGEDAREIKKELSVYVDDTVQPAAPAEE
- a CDS encoding phosphopantothenoylcysteine decarboxylase/phosphopantothenoylcysteine synthetase produces the protein MVGAQSPINLRGKRLALGVTGSIAAYKAVGLLRSLAREGAAVSVVMTQAATKFVTPLTFEVLSGRRVATDLFESHEEMTHLAVPGQAHAIIVAPATANFLAKAALGLADDLLSTMLLNARCPVIVAPAMDGDMWTHPTVIQHVQALRSRGVVVLDPEIGSLASGQVAQGRLTAESRILDALHAVLIPQLDWQGQRVLVSAGPTQEPIDPVRFISNRSSGKMGYAIAEAARDRGAEVILVSGPSSLTPPPGVTTVSVSTASEMSDALNRHFPSSTVLIMAAAVADFRPKMPIGQKLKKQGKSELVLELEATPDILAMLSARRTSQIVVGFAAETEQVLSHAKDKLRGKGLDLIVANDVAQTGGGFGSDDNAVVILSATGEQKALRLMPKRRLADEILNAVRELCFISSRRESSVE
- a CDS encoding 3-dehydroquinate dehydratase II, which gives rise to MLRILVLHGPNLNLLGQREESVYGTATLDTIDASLIKLGGELGAELVIRQSNLEGELVNWIQEARRDYHGIIINPAAYTHTSIAIRDALAAVDLPTVEVHLSNIYRREEFRRHSYVSGIALAQIAGFGATGYLLALRGLCEYISASGSKRSSSGVPR
- a CDS encoding Translation elongation factor P; the encoded protein is MISTVDFRSGVRLMVEGEPFYIVEFQHVKPGKGGAFVRTKLKSYLSGNVLDRTFRSGERFEEPDLEERDMQFLYASGNSYTLMDTETYEQLTFERSQLGENADLLKENMVAKILIYEHRPIAVELPNFIELKVVDAEPGVRGDTASGGTKPAVVETGATIKVPLYLEVGTVIRIDTRTRSYVERVR
- a CDS encoding Biotin carboxyl carrier protein of acetyl-CoA carboxylase, which encodes MSRRRSVHSKTKTHRIVLPQPVNEASHEVSLTGGSTKQIQELIDLLRRNNLTELEFERQGIRIRVRHELVVRPLTTSAQEFVSTSPQQPLHSASATTSVSDASTGFVTVTSPIVGTFYRSPSPDADPYVEEGESVKKGQVLCIVEAMKLMNEIESEVDGRLVKILVENTKSVEYGQALFLIDPKAAS